In Calonectris borealis chromosome 10, bCalBor7.hap1.2, whole genome shotgun sequence, a single genomic region encodes these proteins:
- the GXYLT2 gene encoding glucoside xylosyltransferase 2, translated as MHLAVVACGDRLEETLIMLKSAVLFSNRRLCFHIFAEDSLKPEFEKKLKEWPSSYTKKFEYNIYPITFSVGNAQEWKKLFKPCAAQRLFLPVILKDVDSLLYVDTDVLFLRPIDDIWHILKEFNSTQLAAMAPEHEIPKIGWYSRFARHPYYGTTGVNSGVMLMNLTRIRNTQFKNSMIPSGLTWEEMLYPLYQKYKNYITWGDQDLLNIIFYFNPECLYVFPCQWNYRPDHCMYGSNCKGAEEEGVSILHGNRGVYHDDKQPTFKALYEVIRDFPFEDNLFQSLYYPLQSKFLDTVHTLCGRIPQVFLKQIEKTMKKVYENRVIVYLGANHRY; from the exons ATGCATCTGGCAGTTGTGGCATGTGGGGACCGGCTGGAAGAGACGCTAATCATGCTGAAATCAGCAGTTCTCTTTAGCAACAGGAGGCtctgttttcacatttttgctGAGGACTCCCTTAAGCCTGAATTTGAGAAGAAG TTAAAGGAATGGCCTTCCTCATATACAAAGAAGTTTGAGTACAACATTTACCCAATAACCTTCTCAGTAGGAAATGCTCAGGAATGGAAAAAGTTATTCAAACCATGTGCTGCCCAGCGCCTTTTTCTTCCG GTCATTTTAAAGGATGTGGATTCTCTCCTTTATGTGGACACTGATGTTCTCTTCCTGAGGCCCATCGATGACATCTGGCACATCCTGAAAGAGTTCAACTCAACACAGCTAGCTGCTATGGCCCCAGAACATGAAATACCAAAGATTGGCTGGTATAGTCGATTTGCGCGTCACCCTTATTATGGGACAACTGGAGTCAATTCTGGAGTGATGCTAATGAATTTAACACGGATACGCAACACTCAGTTCAAG AACAGCATGATACCGAGTGGTTTGACTTGGGAGGAAATGTTATATCCGTTATACCAAAAGTACAAAAATTACATTACATGGGGAGACCAGGATTtactaaatataattttttactttaaccCAG AGTGTCTCTATGTGTTTCCGTGTCAGTGGAACTACCGGCCTGATCACTGTATGTATGGAAGCAACTGTAAAGGTGCAGAAGAAGAAGGTGTCTCTATTCTGCATGGAAATAGAGGCGTCTACCATGATGACAAACAGCCTACATTCAAGGCACTCTATGAAGTGATACGTGAT tttccATTTGAAGACAATCTCTTCCAGTCTTTGTACTACCCTCTGCAGTCTAAGTTTCTGGATACAGTGCACACTTTATGTGGGAGAATTCCACAAGTATTTTTGAAGCAAATTGAGAAAACTATGAAGAAGGTGTATGAAAATCGTGTCATTGTCTACTTGGGGGCCAACCACAGATACTAA